The Arachis hypogaea cultivar Tifrunner chromosome 14, arahy.Tifrunner.gnm2.J5K5, whole genome shotgun sequence genome has a segment encoding these proteins:
- the LOC112743893 gene encoding probable pre-mRNA-splicing factor ATP-dependent RNA helicase DEAH4 — protein sequence MTGFSAVESLQDALKQLYLIDAIDENGAITSIGQKMAELPLEPSLSRTLMEANDYGCIPKALTVAAMLSAETTLLPGWRSTDTKEFITSRCDKSGILACIYWCCA from the exons ATGACTGGCTTTTCTGCAGTTGAGTCCTTACAAGATGCCTTGAAGCAATTATATCTGATTGATGCTATTGATGAAAATGGTGCAATTACAAGTATTGGACAGAAGATGGCTG AGCTTCCATTAGAACCTTCCTTATCACGAACCTTGATGGAGGCAAATGATTATGGTTGCATACCTAAGGCTTTGACTGTTGCTGCCATGTTATCAGCTGAAACTACATTGCTACCAGGGTGGAG GTCAACAGACACAAAGGAATTCATCACTTCAAGATGTGACAAGAGTGGAATACTTGCATGTATATATTGGTGCTGTGCTTGA
- the LOC112743047 gene encoding CRS2-associated factor 1, chloroplastic, producing MNGSGPTPPSKKQQKEFDSFVLPPPDKKGIKPVQSPGPFLLGTFPRYVSPREEILSEPLTQQEIDALGMEKEKLYLLCYLDRDGLTHNMLDNIHAHWKRKRVCKIKCKGVCRVDMDNVCRQLEEKTGGKIIYRRGGVLYLSEAETITMEHGRGFP from the exons ATGAACGGGTCGGGGCCCACTCCACCCAGCAAGAAGCAGCAGAAGGAATTCGACTCCTTCGTGCTTCCTCCGCCCGACAAGAAAGGGATAAAGCCCGTTCAGTCCCCTGGTCCTTTTCTTCTCGGCACCTTCCCCCGGTACGTTTCCCCCAGAGAAGAGATTCTCAGTGAGCCCTTGACTCAGCAGGAGATCGACGCTTTGGGaatggaaaaggaaaagcttTACCTGTTGTGTTATTTAGATAGAGATGGTTTGACGCATAACATGTTGGACAATATTCATGCTCACTGGAAGCGAAAGAGGGTCTGCAAGATTAAGTGTAAAGGAGTTTGTAGAGTTGATATGGACAATGTCTGCCGCCAGTTAGAG GAGAAGACAGGGGGGAAAATAATCTACAGAAGGGGTGGTGTGTTGTACCTTTCCGAGGCAGAAACTATAACTATGGAACACGGCCGCGGTTTCCCCTGA